The segment ggtaaaagttaactgaaatagtacagtgaaattcataaataataccaaaaactACCATGGGACatatgaataatagcaaaaataagctaaatagtcaaataagttggcaaaataatttttactaaaCAAATACTTAAACTACTACcacaacttttattaaaatttgtgaAGTGATTTACTGTGAGTGATaaacaactaattttatatagactcattacattttatttatcaCACACAATCAGATAATTAAAAATTGTGACAATCTAAGGATAATACTTATTACACACAAGTTGTTACATATAATTTTACATAACCTATTTTTGAACCAAAATCATGACTTGAAATCATCGTTTTCATGTTCAAAAAGTGTGACTTTAAATtatgatatgattttaaaaatcgGATCGAACTGATTGATTCAATTGCGAACTAAACTCTTAATAGTTTGTGCGTAAAGACGACCCTAGCATAAAAGTTGTATTAACATACtctctctaataaaaaaaaataataaataaagagaggAAATGCGGCGTATGTattaatttgactaaaaaaaaatttgactaaaaagagggagagaaaaaggagTGTGGACTAAGAATTATGCTGGTGATTACTGATTGGAAGGTTATTGGGAACTGTGTGTTTAATGTTTTGGTATAAATACAAGGTTGCGCCTTCTCGTTTTCCCACCACCATCTCTAATATTTTCTTTCGCATCCTTTGCTCTGCTCACTTGCTTGCTTTCTTTCCAACAAACacaccttctctctctctctctctctctctctctctctctctctctcagttttcCACTCTTTCTTTGCTTTGGATTCTCAGATACATAGAAAAGCTTCAGGTCAGTATTCTGTGTCCAAACATCCTatgattcttcttttcttggatATATGTTTTTGCTAATAACTTTTCCTGAATACGTAAATGTCTCCTGTAATAACATTTTATGttggtttgttttttcttgTCCTAATGTCAATACTCAATGCTATAGCTTTTTTTATAATCTTAGAAAGGGGATATCTTTTTGTGTCCAATGAAAAGTTTAAGGTAAATGATTGACACccattttaaataaataaataaaaagaaaggtaaGCGATAATATGTTTTCTCTCACTCATTCATCTAAGTGATTTTCTTTTCATGGTTTTGACGTGCACATAACAATTATTAGCAAGATTAAAGGgttgaaattttgttatttgaacTAAAGTTGGGTGTTAATCTTTCGGATTTTTCGGATCATAATCTACCTGATTTTCTTTGTAATGTTAGTCATTTTTAGCTTTACCctgttaatttaaaatttacacAGCCAAGAATCAtgtaaagcaattaattttcCAGCAAGAATCTTCATTACATGTTTATTTATTCCGTTCCGTTCCGGCCGGAAATTACTGTTCCAGCAAGTAAACCGGAATGGTATACCCCTTGTTCCACCTCGGAACAAATTCCGGGGGGTTCCGGCCGTTTCGGGTGATTTCGGGAAATACCGGCCAAAATTTTGGATTCGGCCGGAATGAGTTTAATGTGAAGAAAAATTGACAGAATATAAGGAAAAATCTTATGAGCCACGGTGAggggggaaaaaataaaagaaaggaggaggaggtgagtataaaaaaatcaagggaaaaaaacaaaaggaaaaagaagataagaaagaaaaaaataaaatcaagaaaagtaATGAGATTTATCATTTATGTATGCTTCCTCTTAGAAGTTAGAACCCATGTCTATGCAAAGACTCTACTAGAACCCAGCTGAGAAGATCTTTGAGAAGTGAACTTGAGATGGCGTTTCAGACTTTTAGCAAGGTAAGgggtagctttttttttttttttatcaaaagggGTAGCAGTTTATTTGCTTGATTGAGTTGACCACACAACCcaagtaataattaaaaaaagatgaAATAGTATAAAAAGTAGAAATAGGAAGTCATTGAGAAGACAATCACGTGGGAAAGGTAATTTCTTGGAAGTTTCCTATTTTACAATGCCCAACATCcatgtttatttaataaaaaaaaaaccatctaaCTACTTGGATAAGTTGATTAAGATTTCTTTTCAAACCTCTTTATAGAGTTCATTAGTTAATGTCAAAAtaactataatatatatatatatatatatatattagtgagTAATTTTGAAATAGTATAAAACGATACGTCGAAATATGTTGGTATcgaaatatttcattccaaTAAATAAACTGAAACGATCATCGAAATAGTATTCATAATATTGGTACTTTCAATTTCAACATGCTTGAAAGTTGAGACCTTCCTTGTAGCTTTGCCAATTCTACACTCATTTCCAATTTCATCAACAGGGCTTTAATTATTTGTAGAAGCTGAAGTTTTTTTTTCAGTGTCTTATCTTTCTAAaaggagatatatatatatatatatatatatatattgtttatatttatacTTTAAAATCTTACCTTGAAATTCATAATCTTTTCTTCTAAATCTTAATCTTTATTTATGTTGTTGGTTTGCGACCACTCTCATATTTTTACCTTTTACACAAAAATTAGTGCTACctagtttttactttttggttCTTATATTAAATGTAGAATTATATATTGGTTGGTAGATTTCTGTTGAATCTACAAGTCATGATATTTCCGTGTGCTTCTTTTATGTGGGGTTGATAAGTATGTATGTGATtatcatgagagagagagagtgatttcATAGgatttaccttctttttttcttttactttcctGTAGTAATGGAGGTTTGACTTTAGacactagagagagagagagagagagagagagtgattcATAAGACTTCTACGGCCataagcttttcttttttctttttttaagctttTCCTGTAGTGATGGAGGTATGAACTGTTCCACCGCAGATAACATTTCTTGTTGCTTCATCTTCTTGAGCCTTTTCATTTGCACAATGAGTcattttttgttatgttttatttaatttttctggaTGAAGCTTGCTAATTATCTGAGCTTAGTGGCCCTCTAAATTTCCAAAAGAGGGGAAGAAAAAGTGGAGCAGTTGAACCTACTCTTCTTGTGTTGTTTGACTAATAATACCAATTTATTCTACTTTGACAAGTCCAgtataacataatttttttttccttttcaaaataGTCCAGATACAAGATCTTGAAGATTCAAAACGATTCTTTTCTCAAGCTGAGAACCATAAGAGATTTCTTTTTCAACATCTTCGTCATcataatttaaataatcataTGCAATGTTTTTATATTCTACTaggttgtatttatatatatcttgttGACCCTTAATTGTTGGGTCTTGGAAtcttaaatcaaaattaaaacataagGTTATTAATGATATAATTCAATATGATTAACTAAACTAAAACCTCCCCTAGATAAGAATTTAATAAATCAGTTTGGTTGAATTCTTTCTAGTTTTGTTAAAAGATCTCATAATATGGTGGTCACTCATGAACTTACCCTTCTTCAATTTTTGCAGAGAAGCACTCTTGTGAGAAACAGAGTGAAGAGTTTTAAAGATTTTGAGTGACCAAACACCATGGCCAAGGACAATTTACAGGTGCTAAATGCGCTTGATGTAGCAAAAACACAATGGTATCATTTTACTGCAATCATCATTGCTGGAATGGGATTCTTCACCGATGCATATGATTTATTTTGCATCTCTCTTGTGACAAAGTTGCTTGGCCGCATATACTACCATGTTGATGGAGCAGCAAAGCCCGGCACGTTGCCTCCCAATGTCTCAGCTGCTGTTAATGGTGTAGCATTCTGTGGAACTCTAGCTGGTCAGCTCTTCTTCGGGTGGCTTGGAGATAAGATGGGCCGGAAGCGAGTCTATGGTATGACTCTCATGCTCATGGTTATATGCTCCGTTGCTTCAGGTCTTTCCTTCGGCCACAATGCAAAATCTGTCATGGCAACACTTTGCTTCTTCCGGTTCTGGCTTGGTTTTGGAATTGGTGGTGACTACCCACTTTCTGCCACCATCATGTCCGAATATGCTAATAAAAAGACTCGTGGTGCCTTCATTGCTGCAGTCTTTGCTATGCAGGGCTTTGGAATTATGGCTGGTGGTATATTTGCGATTATTATTTCATCCACATTTAAGGCCAGGTTTGACGCTCCAGCCTATGAGGTTGATGCACCTCGCTCAACTGTTTCACAAGCAGATTTTGTTTGGAGGATTATTCTAATGGTTGGAGCACTTCCTGCTGCACTCACTTATTACTGGAGGATGAAGATGCCTGAAACAGCCCGTTACACAGCCCTTGTTGCCAAGAATGCAAAACAGGCTGCATCTGATATGTCAAAGGTCCTTCAGGTTGACCTTGAAGCAGAACAACAAAAGGTAGAACAAATAACTGAAAAACCAGCCAATGCATTTGGTTTGTTCTCAAGGGAGTTTCTTCGTCGCCATGGACTTCACTTGCTTGGGACAACAAGCACATGGTTCTTGCTTGACATTGCATTTTACAGCCAAAATCTGTTCCAAAAGGATATTTTCAGTGCAATTGGATGGATTCCTCCTGCAAAGACCATGAATGCCATCGAGGAGGTTTATAGAATTGCAAGGGCACAAACACTGATTGCTTTGTGCAGTACTGTCCCAGGGTACTGGTTTACAGTGGCTTTCATTGACAAGATAGGAAGGTTTGCTATCCAACTGATGGGTTTCTTCTTCATGACAGTGTTTATGTTTGCCCTGGCCATTCCATACAACCACTGGACTCATAAGGATAACCGCATTGGATTTGTGATGATGTATTCGTTAACTTTCTTCTTTGCAAATTTCGGGCCTAATGCCACCACATTTGTTGTGCCAGCTGAGATTTTCCCGGCTAGATTGAGGTCTACTTGCCACGGCATATCAGCAGCATCTGGGAAACTTGGGGCTATGGTTGGTGCATTTGGGTTTTTGTATTTGGCTCAAAGCCAGGACAAGACCAAAACAGATGCAGGGTACCCTgctggaattggagtgaagaatTCACTCCTTGTGTTGGGTGGAATCAACTTCTTGGGAATTTTGTTTACTTTCTTGGTGCCTGAATCGAAAGGTAAATCTTTGGAGGAGATGTCTAGGGAGAATGAGGATGAAAATGGAGGTCCAGAATTGGAACAAACATCTTCTTTTAATAGCAGGACAGTTCCTGTTTATTAGGTTGGCTCAGTGAGCAATTGCTCACCATTAAACCCTTCCTACATTTTCATTGAGAGAAGGACGATTGTtatattttgttcttcttcttgtcCGTAAGCAGTTTCTTAGAATAAGTCATTTCACATCTTGGCAAGAGGCGTCAACTGCGTCACTTTCTTGTACTTATTGTAGTTTGTTCTTTTGCTTAATCTTGCGTAGCATAAGAACttttctttgttgtttcttgccataaaaaaaaaaaaaaaaaaattgaataatttcttACCAGAGGGCTATCTccagcattttttttatttcttttttcacttaGACATGGAGAATAGATAATATGTCCTGCATAGTCTGAAAGCAATTCAGGTGCTTGTTGATGGATCAACTAATAGGCTCCATTTGTGATTAAACAACATTGATAGGTCAAAAAGGTGGAAAAAAGCTGTACAATTTATCCAAAACATAGGTATATGATCAAGCCTTATTTAAGAGATTATTTGAATCTCTCACTCTCagtctcactctcactctccctctccctctccctcttgGGGCTGAACTCActatataaagaaagaagaaaaaacaatgtTGACAATTGACAAATCAATACTACGATTTCCAATTTCTAAAccatatttaatattatatggaTTAGGTGTGTAATTATTTTCCAAGCGTTTTCTTTTCTACAATCTTGACTTTGAACCTTGACATCTGCTCAAAACTACTCCACTTGGACAAAAGTAAACAACTTTTTTGGTAGTTGGTTTACTACGCAAGCTCACAGTCAAACTGAAGACTTCTGAGAAGCTGAGGTAAACACATTAggttcttttcttcttggtttttttttttttttttttttttttttttttttttttttgactcgttcttttcttcttgttttaaAAGATTTATTTGATAGGTTCATATTGGTCCCAATTTGCCTCAAGAAGACAagtttgtttctcttttattcctttttcttcttggaCAAAAGTAAACAACTTTTTTGGTAGTTGGTTTACTGCGCAAGCTCACAGTCAAACTGAAGACTTCTGAGAAGCTGAGGTAAACACATTAGgttcttttcttcttgtgttttttttttttttttttttttgactcgttcttttcttcttgttttaaAAGATTTATTTGATAGGTTCATATTGGTCCTAATTTGCCTCAAGAAGACAagtttgtttctcttttattcctttttcttctatttcttaaAGCAAAAGCATTATATTTAATTGCTGATGACAGGATCAACAAATTTACAACAAAATCTTATAGCATCTTAGAAAAGATTATACTCAATCTTACTACAACTCAAAACAAAGTTGTTGTGATAATGTTTAGAGATTTTATTGTCCCCATATACTTTTTCTcgatgaaattaaaattttgcatcTTAATGTTAATGGTTGAGAGCATTCCCATCCAGCTTTATAAACCAAAAGTTTATGACAAATATGGGTAAACTTACCTTAAACCGATTTGCATTAGTTCAACAATTTGTAGACCAAATTAATTTATGAACAATACCTCAGTGCTGAGTACAGTACAGAGATGTTATTCATTAATACATCCCATATCACCGTGatataactgaattttttttttttttttttttgggttaatagGCATAATATTAAACAACAAAAGAAGTTACAAACCAGCCACAGAGACCAAAGTAGAGGCTACATGCCTATAACTGTACAGACCATTTCtatcaaatacaagtaaaccaTCTAATTCATTAGAGGgggaaacataaaaaataacagaATCCTCCCTCATGTAGCACCCATTCTTAGCCAAGTAATCAGCACACCTGTTTGCCTCTCTAAACACATGAGCTACCCAAACTTGTGTGATGCTTGCCATGAGAGATCTATAGTCAAGAAGCAATGgagacaatttttta is part of the Quercus robur chromosome 9, dhQueRobu3.1, whole genome shotgun sequence genome and harbors:
- the LOC126698425 gene encoding inorganic phosphate transporter 1-4 — its product is MAKDNLQVLNALDVAKTQWYHFTAIIIAGMGFFTDAYDLFCISLVTKLLGRIYYHVDGAAKPGTLPPNVSAAVNGVAFCGTLAGQLFFGWLGDKMGRKRVYGMTLMLMVICSVASGLSFGHNAKSVMATLCFFRFWLGFGIGGDYPLSATIMSEYANKKTRGAFIAAVFAMQGFGIMAGGIFAIIISSTFKARFDAPAYEVDAPRSTVSQADFVWRIILMVGALPAALTYYWRMKMPETARYTALVAKNAKQAASDMSKVLQVDLEAEQQKVEQITEKPANAFGLFSREFLRRHGLHLLGTTSTWFLLDIAFYSQNLFQKDIFSAIGWIPPAKTMNAIEEVYRIARAQTLIALCSTVPGYWFTVAFIDKIGRFAIQLMGFFFMTVFMFALAIPYNHWTHKDNRIGFVMMYSLTFFFANFGPNATTFVVPAEIFPARLRSTCHGISAASGKLGAMVGAFGFLYLAQSQDKTKTDAGYPAGIGVKNSLLVLGGINFLGILFTFLVPESKGKSLEEMSRENEDENGGPELEQTSSFNSRTVPVY